Sequence from the Symbiopectobacterium purcellii genome:
TTCCTCACGCAGAATCCGTGCATCGCCTCGATATGGCCACCAGCGGTGTGATTGCCGTCGCGTTAACCAAAGCGGCCGAAAGGGAGTTGAAGCGTCAATTTCGCGAACGCGAGCCAAAAAAATCCTATATCGCACGGGTATGGGGCTGGCTGGAGCACGATGAAGGGTTGATCGATCTGCCACTGATTTGCGACTGGCCCAATCGCCCAAAACAGAAGGTCTGTTTTGAGCAGGGAAAACCGGCGCAAACCCAGTATGAGGTACTGGCACGCGAAGCCGATGGCACCACGCGAGTGAAGCTGATGCCCATTACCGGGCGCTCACACCAATTGCGCGTGCACTTGCTCGCACTCGGGCACCCGATCCTCGGTGACGGTTTTTACGCCCATCCAGAAGCCAAAGCTTTGGCACCGCGTCTGCTGCTGCACGCACAGGAACTGGCTATTACGCACCCCACGTTTGGTACGCCGATGCATTTTCGCTGTGAGCCTGATTTTTAAGGTAATCTGGAGAAACGCGGGAAAAAGGGGAAGGACGTTATTTGGCGGCGTGGCTGCTTTTCAAAAACTCATAGGCGGCCTGAATGTCTTGCGCCTTGCGTTTTGCCATGTCCATCATGCGCGGCGAGAGCCCCTTACCCGCCAGTTTATCAGGGTGGTGCTCATTCATCAGTTTACGATAAGCGCGTTTTACCGTAGCCGCATCATCACTGGTGCGCACGCCCAGCGTGCGGCAGGCGCTCTCAAGCGTAGGCCCCCGCGTATAAGGCTCCTGCTGACGCTGCCCACCCTGCGATTGCCCACCATATGACTGGCCGCCGTAGGATTGATTGCGGCGCTGGTAGGATTTGCCATTCTGCTTTGATTGGTGTTGCTTCGATTGGCCCTGTTGCTGAGACTGGCGCTGTTGCCCTTCCATATTACGCATGAAAAATTCGAACTGTTCACGCGTCACGCCCAACTCATCGGCAAACACGTACAGCAACCGCCGTTCGTTCGGGTGCAGCGCACCGTCGTTAAACGCAACCTGAAGCTGGATATCGAGAAACATTCTGATCATATCGAAGCGGCCCAGGCAAGCATCGCGCAGCTTACGCAGTTTGGTGCGTACCGGGAATGCATTTGATTTCCCTTCACGAAAGGCCTGCTGAGCCGCCAAGCGAGCCTCACCAAACAGCTCCAGACGGTCCATCATCAAGGTGGCAGCATGAATATCCGCTTCAGTGACGCGCCCTTTGGATTTGCTCAGGTGTCCCATAGCCTGGAAGGTAGTGAGAAAAAACAGCGACTGTCGGGTAGACTGTGCAGAGAAATAATCACGACGACGCGCTGCCCTGGTTCTGTCAACCATATGGCCCATCAGCACGCCCGTAATCACACCCCACACGCCGCCGCCGGACATAATACCCAGTATCAAGCCCAGCAACTTGCCCCAATAGCGCATATACTTCCTCAAATCCTCATGCCGTCGGCCAAAAATTGCTTTATCATACCCGTCATTTAGCGTTGCACCTAACGGCAGAGCAGAGAAACAGTGGGGAATTTACACTGGCGCAACGTAAGCCAGTGATATAGTCTCTGACCGTTTGCCGGCATGATGCCCTTGATGACGGAACACCGATACCGCGTATGAAAAAATGTTTTCCAACTCTGCTGGCCACCTTGATTGGGTCGGCGCTCTACAGCCAACATGCGTTGGCCGATCTTGCCGCCCAGTGTCGGCTTGGCGTTCCTACGTTCACACGGCCGCTGGTCACTGGCGAGCCTAATACGCTCCCGGTACATATTCAGGCGGACAAAAGCGAAGCTAACTATCCGGATAACGCCCGTTTCCTGGGTAACGTCAACATTGAGCAAGGCAACAGCCGCTTGCAGGCCGATCAGGTTGAACTGCGCCAGACCGGCACTGATGCCACGGGTGCCCCGGTTCGCACCATCACCGCCACCGGCAATGTCAATTATGATGACAACCTGGTCATCCTGAAAGGCCCCAAAGCCTGGTCTAATCTGAACACGCGAGATACCGACGTGTTTCAGGGCGATTACCAGATGGTTGACCGTCAGGGTCGTGGCGATGCCGATAAAATGCAAATGCGCGGTGACAGTCGCTATACCATTCTGGAAAACGGTTCTTTCACCACTTGCCTGCCGGGTGATGATAGCTGGAGTGTCGTCGGTTCGGAAGTGATCCATGACAGGGATGAGCAAGTTGCTGAAATTTGGAATGCGCGCGTCAAAATTGGCGACGTCCCGGTCTTCTACAGCCCTTACCTGCAACTGCCGGTAGGTGACAAACGCCGTTCCGGCTTTTTGATCCCGAATGCCCGCTACAGCGGCAGCAGCAGTTTTGAACTGATCACGCCCTACTACTGGAATATCGCACCCAACATGGATGCGACCATTACACCGCACGTTTTGACCAAGCGCGGCGTACAGTTGCAAAACGAGTTCCGTTATCTGGTCGCACCGGGCACCGGCACGGTGCAGTTGGACTGGCTGCCGAATGATAGAGCCTATCGTCGTGACAATGAAGATGACAAAGATACGCGCAGGCTGTTGCACTGGCAGCACGACGGTATCATGGATCAGGTGTGGCGCTTTAACAGCGATTACACCAAGGTCAGCGATATCAACTATTTCAAAGACCTCGATTCTTCTTACGGCTCCACGACCAGCGGCTACGTGAACCAAAAATTCAGCGTCGGCTATGCCAACCAGGATTGGGACGCGACGTTATCCAATAAACAGTTCCAATTGCTGGCAGCCAACACCAACAATGATGTTTACCGCGCCGAACCCCAACTCGATCTCAACTACTACCGAGAGGATATCGGCCCGTTCGATATGCATCTTTATGGGCAGGCGGTAAAATTTACCAACATGAACAACAACCGTCCCGAAGCGACGCGTTTTCATGCTGAGCCGACGATCAGTCTGCCATTAACCAACCAGTGGGGTAGCCTGAACACCGAAGCGAAGGTGATGGCGACCCATTATCAACAAACCAATCTGCAACGCTTCCGCGCCGATCCCAACCCGCAAATCAGTAACATCAAGCGCGATGCGCTGAAAGACTCGGTCAATCGCGTTTTGCCGCAGTACAAAGTTGACGGCAAACAGGTGTTTGAACGCGAAATGGATTGGTCCAACGCCTTTACCCAAACGCTGGAGCCGCGCGTCCAGTACCTGTACGAGCCTTACCGCGATCAGAGCAGCATTTACACCTATGACTCTACGCTGCTGCAAAACGACTACACCGGCCTGTTCCGCGACCGCAGCTACAGCGGGCTGGATCGCATCGCGTCGGCAAATCAGGTTGCAACCGGTTTGACCACCCGCGTTTATGATCAAAATTTGGTGGAACGTTTTAATGCTTCCGTCGGTCAAATCTATTACTTCGATCGTCCAAGAACCGGGGACAGCACCACGGTCATGGACAAAAGCGACAATAACGGCAGTCTGGTGTGGGCCGGTGACAGCTATTGGAAGATTAACGATCTGTGGGGCATGCGCGGCGGTTTGCAATATGACACGCGCCTCGAGAGCATTTCTCAGGGCAACGCCGTGCTGGAATACCGGCAGGATAGCGAGAAACTGGTGCAACTGAACTACCGCTATGCCAGCAGGAAATATATTCAAAACTCCGTGCAGAATCTGTTGGCAAGCCGTGCCTATCAGCAGGGCATTTCGCAAGTGGGGTTCACCGCCGCCTGGCCGATTGCCGACCGTTGGTCCGTGGTCGGGTCGTATTACTACGATACCAAAGCGAATCAAACCGCCAATCAGCGTATCGGCTTTCAATACAACACCTGCTGCTGGGCCGTCAATATGGGCTACGAGCGGAAAATTACCGACTGGAACACCAATCGGCAATCCAGTGAGTATGACAACAAGTTCTCGATCAACATTGAGCTGCGTGGTTTAAGCAGCAATGAAACGTTGGGTGCGCAAAAAATGCTGCGCTCAGGTATTCTGCCTTATCAGCGCGCCTTCTGATGCGGTCATGCGCGCGTGGAATGAACGGTAACACATCAACTTTTAATCCGCTTTGCGGGTGAAACTAACGGGAAAGGTATGAAGAACTGGAAAACGCTTATCCTCGGGCTGGCCCTCAGCGCCAATGTAGCCGTAGCCGCGCCACAGGTTGTTGATAAAGTCGCCGCCGTCGTGGACAACAGCGTCGTGCTTGAAAGTGATGTCAGCACGCTTTTACAGTCCGTGAAGATGAATGCGCAGCAAGCGGGACAACAGTTACCGGATGAAAGTACGTTGCGCCACCAGATCCTCGATCGTCTGATTATGGATAACATCATTTTGCAAATGGCAAAAAAGATGAATATCCAGATCGGTGACGCGCAGTTGGATCAGGCCATCAACAATATTGCGGCACAAAACCGCATGACGCTCGACCAGCTGAAAAGCCAGTTGGCTTATGAGAATCTGACCTACAGCGCCTATCGCAACCAGATTCGCAAAGAGATGACCATTGCCGAAGTCCGTAATAACGAAGTGCGTCGCCGCATCACCGTCCTGCCGCCGGAAGTTGACGCGCTGGCGAAACAGATCGCCAACCAGACCGGTGAAGACGCTGAACTGAATCTGAGCCACATTCTGATCCCGCTCGGAGAAAACCCGTCGCAGCAGCAGGTGGACGATGCAGAAAACCTGGCTAACTCATTGGTACAACAGTTGAAAGGTGGAGCCGACTTCGCCAAGCTGGCGATCGCACACTCGGCGGATTCACAGGCGCTGAAAGGCGGCCAA
This genomic interval carries:
- the rluA gene encoding bifunctional tRNA pseudouridine(32) synthase/23S rRNA pseudouridine(746) synthase RluA produces the protein MEPYNPPLDPWLHVLYQDQHIIVVNKPSGLLSVPGRAPEHHDSTMSRIQRDFPHAESVHRLDMATSGVIAVALTKAAERELKRQFREREPKKSYIARVWGWLEHDEGLIDLPLICDWPNRPKQKVCFEQGKPAQTQYEVLAREADGTTRVKLMPITGRSHQLRVHLLALGHPILGDGFYAHPEAKALAPRLLLHAQELAITHPTFGTPMHFRCEPDF
- the djlA gene encoding co-chaperone DjlA, with amino-acid sequence MRYWGKLLGLILGIMSGGGVWGVITGVLMGHMVDRTRAARRRDYFSAQSTRQSLFFLTTFQAMGHLSKSKGRVTEADIHAATLMMDRLELFGEARLAAQQAFREGKSNAFPVRTKLRKLRDACLGRFDMIRMFLDIQLQVAFNDGALHPNERRLLYVFADELGVTREQFEFFMRNMEGQQRQSQQQGQSKQHQSKQNGKSYQRRNQSYGGQSYGGQSQGGQRQQEPYTRGPTLESACRTLGVRTSDDAATVKRAYRKLMNEHHPDKLAGKGLSPRMMDMAKRKAQDIQAAYEFLKSSHAAK
- the lptD gene encoding LPS assembly protein LptD, translating into MKKCFPTLLATLIGSALYSQHALADLAAQCRLGVPTFTRPLVTGEPNTLPVHIQADKSEANYPDNARFLGNVNIEQGNSRLQADQVELRQTGTDATGAPVRTITATGNVNYDDNLVILKGPKAWSNLNTRDTDVFQGDYQMVDRQGRGDADKMQMRGDSRYTILENGSFTTCLPGDDSWSVVGSEVIHDRDEQVAEIWNARVKIGDVPVFYSPYLQLPVGDKRRSGFLIPNARYSGSSSFELITPYYWNIAPNMDATITPHVLTKRGVQLQNEFRYLVAPGTGTVQLDWLPNDRAYRRDNEDDKDTRRLLHWQHDGIMDQVWRFNSDYTKVSDINYFKDLDSSYGSTTSGYVNQKFSVGYANQDWDATLSNKQFQLLAANTNNDVYRAEPQLDLNYYREDIGPFDMHLYGQAVKFTNMNNNRPEATRFHAEPTISLPLTNQWGSLNTEAKVMATHYQQTNLQRFRADPNPQISNIKRDALKDSVNRVLPQYKVDGKQVFEREMDWSNAFTQTLEPRVQYLYEPYRDQSSIYTYDSTLLQNDYTGLFRDRSYSGLDRIASANQVATGLTTRVYDQNLVERFNASVGQIYYFDRPRTGDSTTVMDKSDNNGSLVWAGDSYWKINDLWGMRGGLQYDTRLESISQGNAVLEYRQDSEKLVQLNYRYASRKYIQNSVQNLLASRAYQQGISQVGFTAAWPIADRWSVVGSYYYDTKANQTANQRIGFQYNTCCWAVNMGYERKITDWNTNRQSSEYDNKFSINIELRGLSSNETLGAQKMLRSGILPYQRAF
- the surA gene encoding peptidylprolyl isomerase SurA, which codes for MKNWKTLILGLALSANVAVAAPQVVDKVAAVVDNSVVLESDVSTLLQSVKMNAQQAGQQLPDESTLRHQILDRLIMDNIILQMAKKMNIQIGDAQLDQAINNIAAQNRMTLDQLKSQLAYENLTYSAYRNQIRKEMTIAEVRNNEVRRRITVLPPEVDALAKQIANQTGEDAELNLSHILIPLGENPSQQQVDDAENLANSLVQQLKGGADFAKLAIAHSADSQALKGGQMGWGKLQEIPSLFAERLTQAQKGQVVGPIRSGVGFHILRVNDIRGSDKSVSVTEVHARHILLKPSVVMNDSQAQAKLEEVAQQIKQGTTDFAAQAKQLSQDPGSANQGGDLGWATADMYDPSFRDALMKLRKGEISAPVHSSFGWHLIQLLDTRQVDKTDAAQKDRAYRMLFNRKFSEEAQTWMQEQRAAAYVKIVNGSDSSSAQ